The following coding sequences lie in one Nycticebus coucang isolate mNycCou1 chromosome 18, mNycCou1.pri, whole genome shotgun sequence genomic window:
- the HNF1B gene encoding hepatocyte nuclear factor 1-beta isoform X11 — protein MVSKLTSLQQELLSALLSSGVTKEVLVQALEELLPSPNFGVKLETLPLSPGSGAEPDTKPVFHTLTNGHAKGRLSGDEGSEDGDDYDTPPILKELQALNTEEAAEQRAEVDRMLSEDPWRAAKMIKGYMQQHNIPQREVVDVTGLNQSHLSQHLNKGTPMKTQKRAALYTWYVRKQREILRQFSQQSQGPGQSDDACSEPTNKKMRRNRFKWGPASQQILYQAYDRQKNPSKEEREALVEECNRAECLQRGVSPSKAHGLGSNLVTEVRVYNWFANRRKEEAFRQKLAMDAYSSNQTHNLNPLLSHGSPHHQPSASPPNKLAGVRYSQQGNNEVTSSSTISHHGNSAMVTSPSVLQQVSPASLDPGHNLLSPDVKMISVSGGGLPPVSTLTNIHSLSHHNPQQSQNLIMTPLSGVMAIAQMSSASLVIPTHHLLGAQQQGPYFPHHHLLGSCHR, from the exons ATGGTGTCCAAGCTCACGTCGCTCCAGCAAGAACTCCTGAGCGCCCTGCTGAGCTCTGGGGTCACCAAGGAGGTGCTGGTCCAGGCCTTGGAGGAGTTGTTGCCATCCCCGAACTTCGGGGTGAAGCTGGAGACGCTGCCTCTGTCCCCCGGGAGCGGGGCCGAGCCCGACACCAAGCCGGTCTTCCACACTCTCACCAACGGCCACGCCAAGGGCCGCTTGTCCGGGGACGAGGGCTCGGAGGACGGCGACGACTATGACACCCCTCCCATCCTCAAGGAGCTGCAGGCGCTCAACACCGAGGAGGCGGCGGAGCAGCGGGCGGAGGTGGACCGGATGCTCAG TGAGGACCCTTGGAGGGCTGCCAAAATGATCAAGGGTTACATGCAGCAACACAACATCCCCCAGAGGGAGGTGGTCGATGTCACCGGCCTGAACCAGTCGCACCTTTCCCAGCATCTCAACAAGGGCACTCCAATGAAGACCCAGAAACGCGCTGCCCTGTACACCTGGTATGTCAGAAAGCAACGGGAGATCCTTCGAC AGTTCAGTCAACAGAGCCAGGGGCCTGGGCAGTCCGATGATGCCTGCTCTGAGCCCACCAACAAGAAGATGCGCCGAAACCGGTTCAAATGGGGGCCCGCGTCCCAGCAAATCTTGTACCAGGCCTACGACCGGCAAAAGAACCCCagcaaggaagagagagaggcctTAGTGGAGGAATGCAACAG GGCAGAATGTTTGCAACGAGGCGTGTCCCCCTCCAAAGCCCATGGCCTGGGCTCCAACTTGGTCACTGAGGTCCGTGTCTACAACTGGTTTGCAAACCGCAGGAAGGAGGAGGCATTCCGGCAGAAGCTGGCCATGGACGCCTATAGCTCCAACCAGACGCACAACCTGAACCCCCTGCTCTCCCACGGCTCCCCCCACCACCAGCCCAGTGCCTCTCCTCCAAACAAGCTGGCAG GAGTGCGCTACAGCCAGCAGGGAAACAATGAGGTCACTTCCTCCTCAACAATCAGTCACCATGGCAACAGCGCCATGGTGACCAGCCCATCAGTTTTACAGCAAGTCTCCCCAGCTAGCCTGGACCCAGGCCACAATCTCCTCTCACCTGATGTTAAAATG ATCTCAGTCTCGGGAGGAGGTTTGCCCCCCGTCAGCACCTTGACGAACATCCACAGCCTCTCCCACCATAATCCCCAGCAATCTCAAAACCTCATCATGACCCCGCTGTCTGGAGTCATGGCCATTGCACAAA